From the genome of Pseudomonas sp. gcc21, one region includes:
- the rpsO gene encoding 30S ribosomal protein S15, translating to MALSVEEKAAIVSEYARGEGDTGSPEVQVALLTANINKLQGHFKDNKKDHHSRRGLIRMVNQRRKLLDYLKSKDIPRYSSLISSLGLRR from the coding sequence ATGGCACTGAGCGTTGAAGAAAAAGCTGCAATCGTATCCGAATATGCCCGTGGCGAAGGTGACACCGGTTCTCCGGAAGTCCAGGTAGCTCTGTTGACCGCAAACATCAACAAGCTGCAGGGTCACTTCAAGGACAACAAGAAGGATCACCACTCCCGTCGCGGTCTGATCCGGATGGTAAACCAGCGTCGTAAGCTGCTGGATTACCTGAAGTCGAAAGACATTCCGCGTTATAGCAGCTTGATCAGCAGTCTGGGTCTGCGTCGCTAA
- a CDS encoding transporter substrate-binding domain-containing protein, with translation MRHDPLRSFLFLLVFLMPLAGCDGFPRDPENSLERIKTDRVLRVGAIFNSPWVTGGDSDQLSGVEGELVRGFAEQLDARVDTVWGGDQELFEALMHNELDIIVGGFSATNPWLKQVGYTNPFYINRTQIAAPLGQQAVKDIDGRSVALKPHSRLRQVIERKGGEPDAHSDPFFTDGLVAAPYWEIIGRGYTPTDIELRKDEQVIAVAPGENALLMELERYLFQHNDNAHLDAALWRAAEQ, from the coding sequence ATGCGCCACGACCCTCTACGGTCGTTCCTTTTCCTGCTGGTGTTTCTGATGCCGCTTGCCGGATGTGACGGTTTTCCGCGTGACCCCGAGAACTCGCTCGAGCGCATCAAGACGGATCGGGTCCTGCGGGTGGGGGCCATATTCAACAGCCCCTGGGTAACCGGCGGCGACAGTGATCAGCTAAGCGGCGTGGAAGGCGAGTTAGTGCGCGGTTTTGCCGAACAGCTCGACGCGCGTGTGGATACCGTGTGGGGCGGCGATCAGGAACTGTTCGAAGCGCTCATGCATAACGAACTGGACATCATAGTGGGTGGCTTCAGCGCCACGAACCCTTGGTTGAAGCAGGTGGGTTACACCAATCCGTTCTACATCAACCGTACGCAGATAGCGGCCCCGCTGGGCCAGCAAGCGGTCAAGGACATTGATGGCCGCTCTGTTGCGCTCAAGCCGCACAGCAGATTGCGGCAAGTGATCGAACGCAAGGGCGGTGAACCCGATGCACACAGCGATCCTTTCTTCACTGATGGTCTGGTCGCAGCGCCATACTGGGAGATCATCGGGCGCGGCTATACCCCGACGGACATTGAGCTCCGCAAGGACGAACAGGTTATCGCCGTTGCGCCAGGGGAAAATGCCCTGCTGATGGAGCTGGAGCGATACCTGTTCCAGCACAACGACAATGCGCACCTGGACGCTGCGCTGTGGCGGGCCGCTGAACAATGA
- the rbfA gene encoding 30S ribosome-binding factor RbfA — MAKEYSRTQRVADQMQRELAQLIHREVRDPRIGMVTLTAVEVSRDLAHAKVYLTLMGEATEEDIAQNLSALKDAAGFLRVQLGRSMKLRSVPQLHFHYDESVRRGVHLSSLIERAVEEDRQHPRDNEE; from the coding sequence ATGGCTAAAGAATACAGTCGTACCCAGCGTGTTGCTGACCAGATGCAGCGTGAACTGGCTCAGCTGATCCATCGCGAGGTCCGCGACCCGCGCATCGGTATGGTGACGCTTACTGCGGTCGAGGTGAGTCGCGATCTGGCGCACGCCAAGGTCTATCTGACCCTGATGGGCGAAGCGACTGAAGAAGACATCGCTCAGAACCTGTCGGCGCTGAAAGATGCGGCAGGGTTCCTCCGGGTTCAGTTGGGGCGCTCGATGAAGCTGCGCAGTGTTCCGCAATTGCATTTCCATTACGACGAAAGCGTTCGTCGCGGTGTGCATTTGTCATCCTTGATTGAGCGTGCGGTAGAGGAAGATCGCCAGCACCCCCGGGATAACGAGGAGTAA
- the infB gene encoding translation initiation factor IF-2, with protein sequence MAEVTVKELAQVVGTPVERLLQQMQEAGLAHSSAEQPVTDDEKQKLLTFLKSAHGDSGSEPRKITLKRKTMSTLKVAGSKTVNVEVRKKKTYVKREPDAQEAERQREAEEQRIAEEARLAAEAEAKRQAEEAARQAEEAHKAAEQEAAAAAAASAIKPAAASAPAPVVPEPAPAEPTPVEQPKKKEEQHRRKAAPTRDDDNERNRNKRAGGAKGRNAPRVSDDDEALARRRGGGGKLKAHKKRNQHGFEKPTGPVVREVVIGETVTVAELAQKMSVKAAEVIKYMFKNGNMVTINQVLDQDTATIVAEDMGHQVKQVKESDIEDRLVEDLHFEGEDVSRAPVVTVMGHVDHGKTSLLDYIRRTKVASGEAGGITQHIGAYHVETDRGMVTFLDTPGHAAFTAMRARGAEATDIVILVVAADDGVMPQTEEAVAHAKAAGVPLVVAVNKIDKEGADPDRIKNDLAAREVIPEEWGGDTQFVHVSAKVGTGIEELLEAVLLQAELLELKAQPTAPGRGVVVESRLDKGRGPVATVLVQNGTLRQGDVVLAGVNYGKVRAMFDENGNTIKEAGPSIPVAILGLDGTPGAGDELTVLSDEKKAREVALFRQGKFREIKMARQQSAKLENMFENMGQGEKKSLNVVLKADVRGSLEALQSSLVELGNEEVQVKIVSGGVGGITETDANLALASNAVIFGFNVRADASARKIIESEGLDLRYYGVIYEIIEDVKKALTGMLGSDVREQILGVAEVRDVFRSPKFGDIAGCMVIEGTVYRNRPIRVLREDVVIYEGELESLRRFKDDVAEVRNGMECGIGVKNYNDVRPGDRIEVFERIQVARTL encoded by the coding sequence ATGGCGGAAGTGACGGTCAAAGAATTGGCTCAGGTAGTAGGTACTCCGGTTGAGCGCCTGCTGCAACAAATGCAGGAAGCCGGGTTGGCGCATTCAAGTGCCGAGCAGCCTGTTACAGATGATGAGAAGCAGAAGCTGCTGACGTTCCTGAAAAGCGCCCATGGCGATTCGGGTTCCGAGCCTCGCAAAATCACACTCAAGCGCAAGACCATGAGCACCTTGAAGGTAGCGGGTAGCAAAACCGTTAATGTCGAAGTGCGCAAGAAGAAAACCTACGTCAAGCGTGAGCCTGATGCGCAGGAAGCCGAGCGTCAACGTGAAGCTGAAGAGCAACGCATCGCTGAAGAAGCGCGTCTGGCGGCTGAGGCGGAAGCTAAACGTCAGGCTGAAGAAGCTGCCCGACAAGCGGAAGAAGCGCATAAGGCAGCTGAGCAGGAAGCGGCCGCAGCTGCGGCTGCTAGTGCCATCAAGCCGGCAGCAGCATCGGCTCCGGCACCGGTTGTGCCTGAGCCAGCGCCGGCTGAACCGACGCCGGTAGAGCAGCCGAAGAAGAAAGAAGAGCAACATCGGCGCAAGGCGGCGCCTACGCGTGACGATGATAATGAGCGTAACCGTAACAAGCGTGCCGGTGGGGCCAAAGGCCGTAACGCACCGCGCGTATCCGACGATGACGAAGCGCTTGCGCGACGTCGCGGCGGCGGTGGCAAGCTCAAGGCGCACAAGAAACGCAATCAGCACGGCTTCGAGAAGCCGACAGGACCAGTAGTGCGAGAAGTAGTAATTGGCGAGACCGTGACCGTGGCTGAACTGGCGCAGAAAATGTCAGTTAAGGCCGCTGAAGTTATTAAGTACATGTTCAAGAACGGCAACATGGTGACCATCAACCAGGTGCTTGATCAGGACACCGCGACCATCGTTGCTGAAGACATGGGCCACCAGGTCAAGCAGGTCAAGGAAAGCGACATCGAAGACCGCCTGGTAGAAGACCTGCACTTCGAAGGTGAGGATGTAAGTCGTGCGCCGGTTGTGACCGTTATGGGTCACGTTGACCATGGTAAGACGTCGCTGCTCGACTATATCCGCCGCACCAAAGTAGCGTCCGGCGAAGCGGGTGGCATTACCCAGCATATCGGCGCCTATCACGTCGAAACCGATCGTGGCATGGTGACTTTCCTCGACACCCCCGGTCACGCGGCGTTTACTGCCATGCGTGCCCGCGGTGCCGAGGCTACCGATATCGTGATTCTGGTTGTTGCAGCTGATGACGGCGTGATGCCCCAGACCGAAGAAGCGGTCGCGCATGCCAAAGCTGCCGGCGTGCCGTTGGTGGTAGCCGTCAACAAGATCGACAAGGAAGGCGCAGATCCAGATCGTATCAAGAATGATCTGGCTGCACGTGAAGTGATCCCTGAAGAGTGGGGCGGCGATACTCAGTTCGTACATGTATCGGCGAAGGTTGGTACCGGTATTGAAGAGCTGTTGGAAGCCGTTCTATTGCAAGCAGAGCTGCTTGAGCTCAAGGCGCAGCCTACGGCTCCTGGCCGCGGTGTTGTGGTTGAATCGCGTCTCGATAAGGGCCGTGGTCCGGTAGCGACCGTATTGGTTCAGAACGGTACCCTGCGTCAGGGCGACGTGGTACTCGCAGGCGTCAACTACGGCAAAGTCCGGGCTATGTTCGACGAGAATGGCAACACCATCAAGGAAGCCGGCCCATCTATTCCGGTCGCTATCCTCGGCCTGGACGGTACACCTGGCGCCGGTGATGAACTGACGGTTCTCAGTGACGAGAAGAAAGCACGCGAAGTAGCGCTGTTCCGTCAGGGCAAGTTCCGCGAGATCAAGATGGCGCGTCAGCAGTCAGCCAAGCTCGAGAACATGTTCGAGAACATGGGACAGGGCGAGAAGAAATCTCTCAATGTGGTGCTCAAGGCCGACGTGCGTGGTTCGCTGGAGGCGCTGCAAAGTTCGCTGGTCGAGCTGGGCAACGAGGAAGTCCAGGTCAAGATCGTGTCCGGTGGGGTCGGCGGCATAACCGAAACCGATGCCAACCTGGCACTGGCTTCCAACGCGGTGATCTTCGGCTTCAACGTGCGGGCCGATGCGTCGGCGCGCAAGATCATCGAGAGCGAAGGCCTCGACTTGCGTTACTACGGTGTGATCTACGAGATCATCGAAGACGTCAAGAAAGCCCTGACGGGTATGCTTGGCAGTGATGTGCGCGAGCAGATCCTCGGTGTGGCAGAAGTGCGGGACGTGTTCCGGTCGCCCAAGTTTGGTGATATCGCTGGCTGTATGGTCATCGAAGGCACTGTCTATCGCAATCGTCCGATCCGTGTGCTGCGCGAAGACGTGGTTATCTATGAGGGCGAGCTGGAATCGCTCCGTCGCTTCAAGGATGACGTCGCTGAAGTACGCAACGGCATGGAATGCGGTATCGGTGTGAAGAACTACAACGATGTCCGTCCTGGCGACCGTATCGAAGTATTCGAGCGCATCCAGGTAGCGCGGACGCTCTAA
- the thpR gene encoding RNA 2',3'-cyclic phosphodiesterase: protein MPRLFLGFELPAPVKQQLLDIHEPLRGARWQRADQIHLTMRFLGQASDAFIPMIIDSLTDLNTERITLRLHGAGCFGGPQRPFALWAGVAPEQPLVQLREQIDERLAPLALPQDRHAGFKPHITLARIRGGDHSAMQVARRHDGLTSEWFRFDTLALFSSTQASEGSVYSVLHEFPLS from the coding sequence ATGCCTCGCTTGTTCCTTGGCTTTGAGCTGCCAGCGCCGGTCAAGCAGCAGCTATTGGACATCCACGAGCCACTGCGGGGGGCGCGCTGGCAGCGTGCTGATCAAATTCACCTGACCATGCGCTTTCTTGGCCAGGCGAGTGATGCGTTCATCCCGATGATTATCGACTCACTAACCGACCTGAATACCGAGCGGATAACCCTGCGGCTGCATGGCGCCGGATGCTTCGGGGGCCCGCAACGGCCGTTTGCATTGTGGGCAGGTGTCGCGCCGGAACAACCCCTGGTGCAGCTTCGTGAACAGATCGATGAGCGCCTGGCGCCGCTTGCCTTACCGCAGGATCGACACGCCGGCTTCAAGCCGCATATCACGCTTGCCCGAATCCGCGGGGGCGACCACTCGGCGATGCAGGTCGCGCGGCGCCATGACGGGCTGACGTCCGAGTGGTTCAGGTTCGACACCCTTGCCCTGTTCTCCAGCACACAGGCATCGGAAGGATCGGTGTATTCGGTGCTGCATGAATTTCCCTTGTCCTGA
- the truB gene encoding tRNA pseudouridine(55) synthase TruB — MSAPRSKRRDIDGVLIFDKPLGMTSNAALQKVRWLFNASKGGHTGSLDPLASGVLPLCLGEATKFSQYLLDADKGYITEARLGMTTTTGDAEGDVLEMKPVQVSQADVEAVLPRFTGDIEQIPPMYSALKHEGQPLYKLARAGETVERKARSVTIQRLTVLGLEGDRLRLEVHCTKGTYIRTLVEDIGAALGCGAHVSELRRIQAGPFDLSKAVTLETLEALHAEGGHLALDHLLLPSDSGLEDWPEVQLTEQTAYYLNHGQAVRVPGSPAFGKVRLRDQTGKFIGIGEMTDDARVAPKRLMRFSG, encoded by the coding sequence GTGTCAGCACCGCGTAGCAAACGCCGGGATATCGACGGCGTACTGATATTCGACAAGCCTCTCGGGATGACCTCCAACGCCGCTTTGCAAAAGGTGCGCTGGTTGTTCAATGCGAGCAAGGGTGGGCACACCGGCAGCCTGGATCCGCTGGCCAGCGGCGTGTTGCCGTTATGTCTGGGCGAGGCGACCAAGTTCTCGCAATACTTGCTGGATGCCGACAAGGGGTATATCACCGAAGCGCGCCTGGGTATGACTACTACTACTGGCGACGCCGAAGGCGATGTGCTGGAGATGAAGCCTGTTCAGGTCAGCCAGGCCGACGTGGAAGCAGTACTGCCCCGGTTTACCGGCGATATCGAGCAGATACCGCCTATGTACTCGGCGCTCAAGCATGAGGGTCAACCGCTCTACAAGCTGGCCCGCGCCGGGGAAACGGTGGAGCGTAAAGCGCGATCTGTTACCATACAGCGCTTGACTGTGCTAGGCCTGGAAGGCGATCGGTTACGTCTGGAAGTGCACTGCACCAAGGGCACTTACATACGCACTCTGGTTGAAGATATTGGCGCTGCACTGGGATGCGGGGCACACGTCTCCGAGCTCAGGCGTATTCAGGCCGGCCCCTTTGATCTGAGCAAGGCTGTTACGCTGGAAACGCTCGAAGCCCTGCACGCCGAAGGCGGTCACCTCGCCCTGGATCATTTGCTGTTACCCAGCGACAGTGGTCTGGAAGATTGGCCCGAGGTGCAGCTTACCGAGCAGACCGCGTATTATCTCAATCACGGTCAGGCGGTACGGGTGCCCGGTAGTCCGGCATTCGGCAAGGTTCGCCTGCGTGATCAGACCGGCAAATTTATCGGCATCGGTGAAATGACCGATGACGCACGGGTCGCACCCAAGAGACTGATGCGATTCAGTGGTTAA
- the nusA gene encoding transcription termination factor NusA has translation MSKEVLLVVESVSNEKGVPPDVIFEALELALATATKKRYEDEVDVRVQIDRHTGSYDTYRRWTVVADEDFEEPDMQLTLDQAEARDPDLKIGDMIEEKIESVEFGRIAAQIAKQVIVQKVREAERAQVVDAYRDRLGEIISGTVKKVTRDSVIVDLGNNAEAVLPREEMIPRETFRTGSRIRALLKEIRAENRGPQLVLSRSAPEMIIELFRIEVPEISEELIEVMGAARDPGSRAKIAVRSKDKRIDPQGACIGMRGSRVQAVSGELGGERVDIVLWDDNLAQFVINAMAPAEVASIILDEDTHTIDIAVAEDNLAQAIGRSGQNVRLASQLTGWTLNVMTEEAIVAKREAETGDILRGFIEELDVDEELAQMLVEEGFTSLEEIAYVPMEEMLEIDGFDEDIVNELRARAKDRLLTRAIASEEKLEEAQPAEDLLNMEGVDRALAFQLAAKGIISMEDLAEQSVDDLLDIDGIDEARAGTLIMAARAPWFE, from the coding sequence ATGAGCAAAGAAGTGCTGCTGGTTGTGGAATCCGTTTCCAATGAAAAGGGCGTACCGCCCGATGTGATTTTCGAAGCATTGGAACTGGCATTAGCCACAGCAACCAAGAAGCGTTACGAAGATGAAGTAGATGTACGGGTGCAGATTGATCGGCATACGGGCAGCTATGACACTTACCGTCGCTGGACTGTGGTGGCTGATGAGGATTTCGAAGAACCCGACATGCAACTGACGCTTGATCAGGCCGAAGCGCGTGATCCGGATCTGAAGATCGGCGACATGATCGAAGAGAAGATCGAGTCCGTTGAGTTCGGCCGTATTGCCGCCCAGATCGCCAAGCAGGTCATCGTGCAGAAAGTGCGCGAAGCCGAGCGCGCTCAGGTGGTCGATGCCTACCGTGACCGTCTGGGTGAAATCATCAGTGGTACAGTCAAGAAGGTTACGCGGGACAGCGTAATAGTCGATCTCGGCAACAACGCCGAGGCTGTGCTGCCACGTGAAGAGATGATTCCGCGCGAGACATTCCGTACCGGCAGCCGCATCCGTGCGCTGCTCAAGGAAATTCGTGCAGAGAATCGTGGTCCTCAGCTGGTGTTGTCGCGTAGCGCGCCAGAGATGATTATCGAACTGTTCCGTATTGAAGTGCCGGAAATTTCCGAGGAGCTGATCGAGGTAATGGGCGCAGCCCGTGATCCGGGCTCCCGCGCGAAAATCGCGGTGCGTTCGAAAGACAAGCGTATTGATCCGCAGGGTGCCTGTATCGGCATGCGCGGTTCGCGCGTGCAGGCAGTATCCGGCGAGCTCGGTGGTGAGCGAGTTGACATCGTTCTGTGGGACGACAATCTGGCGCAGTTCGTCATCAATGCGATGGCGCCTGCAGAAGTTGCGTCGATCATCCTGGACGAGGATACCCACACCATCGATATTGCGGTCGCCGAGGATAATCTCGCGCAGGCTATCGGTCGCAGCGGGCAGAACGTTCGCCTGGCCAGTCAATTGACCGGCTGGACCCTGAACGTGATGACTGAAGAAGCCATCGTCGCCAAGCGCGAAGCTGAGACTGGCGACATCTTGCGCGGCTTTATTGAAGAGCTGGACGTAGACGAAGAACTGGCTCAGATGTTGGTGGAAGAAGGCTTCACTTCGCTAGAAGAGATAGCCTACGTTCCGATGGAAGAAATGCTGGAAATCGACGGTTTTGACGAAGATATCGTCAATGAATTGCGCGCACGAGCCAAGGATCGGCTACTGACCAGGGCGATTGCCAGCGAAGAGAAGCTGGAAGAAGCCCAGCCTGCCGAAGACCTCCTGAATATGGAAGGTGTTGATCGGGCCCTGGCGTTCCAGCTTGCAGCAAAAGGCATCATCAGCATGGAAGACCTCGCTGAGCAATCGGTCGACGATCTGTTGGATATTGATGGTATTGACGAAGCCCGTGCCGGCACGCTGATTATGGCTGCCCGGGCGCCCTGGTTTGAATAA
- a CDS encoding pseudouridine synthase, producing MRLDRFISKHTPHSHQASRLMIARGLVQVNGKVVQDPRVDIDRFMAVTLGDVLLQQRTAHYLMLHKPAGYLSATSDPVHPTVMELLPAPLRPLLHIGGRLDRNSSGLLILTNDGLWSRRLTEPGKKIAKTYRVTTARPITPQTRLRFAEGIYFALENLTTSPAQLQQLDDHSARLTIYEGRYHQVKRMFHAVGNHVTALHRESMGEIRLDDTLEPAASRPLTEAEIASVDG from the coding sequence ATGAGACTCGACCGCTTCATCAGTAAACATACTCCACACAGTCATCAGGCTTCGCGTCTGATGATTGCGCGTGGATTGGTGCAGGTGAACGGTAAGGTGGTACAGGATCCGCGCGTCGACATCGACCGGTTCATGGCGGTCACGCTGGGCGATGTCCTGTTACAGCAACGAACGGCACACTATCTGATGCTGCATAAGCCAGCCGGCTATCTCAGCGCAACCAGCGACCCGGTGCATCCGACTGTCATGGAGCTGCTGCCTGCGCCGCTGCGTCCGTTATTGCATATCGGCGGTCGCCTTGACCGCAACAGTTCCGGCCTGCTGATCCTGACCAATGACGGACTCTGGTCCCGGCGCCTGACTGAACCCGGCAAAAAGATCGCCAAGACCTATCGAGTCACCACAGCCAGACCCATCACGCCGCAAACCCGGCTACGGTTCGCCGAAGGTATCTACTTTGCGCTGGAGAATCTCACCACCTCCCCCGCCCAGCTCCAACAACTTGACGATCATTCAGCACGCCTGACTATCTATGAAGGGCGCTACCATCAAGTGAAACGCATGTTTCACGCCGTTGGTAATCATGTAACCGCTCTGCACCGTGAAAGCATGGGCGAAATTCGATTGGACGACACGCTGGAGCCGGCCGCCAGCCGGCCATTGACCGAGGCAGAAATCGCTTCAGTTGACGGGTAA
- the pnp gene encoding polyribonucleotide nucleotidyltransferase, translating into MKPVIKQFKLGNNTITLETGRIARQATGAVLVSIDDAVSVLCTVVGAKKAEAGRDFFPLSVHYIEKTYAAGKIPGGFFKREGRPTEKETLTSRLIDRPIRPLFEDGFMNEVQVVCTVVSTDKTTDPDIAALIGTSAALAISGIPFNGPIGGARVGFDENNGYVLNPTYEQLKSSRLDMIVAGTEDAVLMVESEAQELTEDQMLGAVLFAHMEFQPAVQAIKELAAEAGKPRWDWQAAPENTVLLDAIKGQFGAGIAEGYTVTDKQARYTRLGELRNQAIEALSGEEEGKPSAAEVKDAFGEIEYRTVRESIVNGNPRIDGRDTKTVRPLHIEVGVLNRTHGSALFTRGETQALVVTTLGTARDAQLLDTLEGEKKDPFMFHYNFPPYSVGEAGRMGGTGRREIGHGRLARRGIQAVMPDMDQFPYSIRVVSEITESNGSSSMASVCGASLALMDAGVPLKAPVAGIAMGLVKEGEKFAVLTDILGDEDHLGDMDFKVAGTEKGVTALQMDIKINGITEEIMETALHQAHEARLTILRQMNEVLPESRKELSSNAPTMISMKIDSDKIRDVIGKGGATIRSICEETGASIDITDDGTVKIFAASKDAANAAKARVDGITAEAEIGKVYTGKVERIVDFGAFVSILPGKDGLVHISQIANQRIEKVTDVLQEGQEVKVLVLDVDNRGRIKLSMKDVEAAETSGV; encoded by the coding sequence GTGAAACCGGTTATCAAACAATTCAAATTAGGTAATAACACCATTACCCTGGAAACGGGCCGCATCGCTCGCCAGGCTACCGGTGCCGTTCTGGTCAGCATCGATGATGCCGTCAGCGTTCTGTGTACCGTTGTTGGAGCCAAGAAAGCCGAAGCCGGTCGCGACTTTTTCCCTCTGTCCGTGCATTACATCGAGAAAACCTACGCTGCGGGCAAGATTCCCGGCGGTTTCTTCAAGCGTGAAGGCCGGCCTACCGAAAAAGAGACTCTGACCTCGCGTCTGATTGACCGTCCGATCCGTCCGTTGTTTGAAGACGGCTTCATGAACGAAGTCCAGGTCGTTTGTACTGTTGTCTCCACAGACAAGACTACCGATCCGGATATCGCCGCGCTGATTGGTACGTCTGCTGCGCTGGCCATCTCCGGCATTCCTTTCAACGGCCCCATTGGCGGCGCCCGTGTCGGGTTCGACGAGAACAACGGTTACGTCCTCAACCCAACTTACGAGCAGCTCAAGTCTTCGCGTCTGGACATGATCGTAGCGGGTACTGAAGACGCCGTACTGATGGTCGAATCCGAAGCGCAAGAGCTGACCGAAGACCAGATGCTGGGTGCAGTACTGTTCGCCCACATGGAATTCCAGCCTGCCGTTCAGGCAATCAAGGAACTGGCTGCCGAAGCCGGCAAGCCGCGTTGGGACTGGCAGGCTGCGCCTGAAAACACTGTGCTGCTGGACGCGATCAAGGGCCAGTTTGGTGCCGGTATTGCTGAAGGCTACACCGTCACTGACAAGCAGGCGCGTTATACCCGTCTGGGCGAGTTGCGCAATCAGGCTATCGAAGCCCTGTCCGGCGAAGAAGAAGGCAAGCCTTCTGCAGCCGAGGTCAAGGATGCATTTGGCGAGATCGAATACCGCACCGTGCGCGAGAGCATCGTCAACGGTAACCCGCGTATCGATGGGCGCGACACCAAGACTGTGCGTCCGCTGCATATCGAAGTCGGTGTACTGAACCGCACCCACGGTTCGGCTCTGTTCACCCGCGGCGAGACTCAGGCACTGGTTGTTACTACGCTGGGTACCGCTCGTGATGCGCAGCTGCTGGACACTCTGGAAGGCGAAAAGAAAGACCCCTTCATGTTCCACTACAACTTCCCTCCCTATTCGGTAGGCGAAGCTGGCCGCATGGGTGGCACTGGCCGCCGCGAAATTGGCCACGGCCGTCTGGCCCGTCGTGGTATCCAGGCTGTCATGCCTGACATGGATCAGTTCCCTTACAGCATCCGCGTTGTGTCCGAGATCACCGAATCCAACGGCTCCAGCTCCATGGCGTCGGTTTGTGGTGCGTCTCTCGCACTGATGGATGCCGGTGTTCCGCTCAAGGCGCCTGTTGCAGGTATTGCCATGGGTCTGGTCAAGGAAGGCGAGAAGTTCGCTGTATTGACTGACATTCTTGGCGACGAAGATCACCTTGGCGATATGGACTTCAAGGTAGCCGGTACCGAGAAGGGTGTTACCGCCCTGCAGATGGATATCAAGATCAACGGTATTACCGAAGAGATCATGGAAACCGCTCTGCATCAGGCCCACGAAGCGCGTCTGACCATCCTGCGCCAGATGAACGAAGTGTTGCCAGAGTCGCGCAAGGAGCTGTCTTCCAACGCACCGACGATGATCAGCATGAAGATCGACTCCGACAAGATTCGCGACGTGATCGGCAAGGGTGGCGCTACCATTCGCAGCATCTGTGAAGAGACCGGCGCTTCCATCGATATCACTGACGACGGCACTGTGAAGATCTTTGCTGCCAGCAAGGATGCCGCCAACGCTGCCAAGGCGCGCGTAGACGGTATCACTGCCGAAGCGGAAATCGGCAAGGTCTACACAGGCAAGGTCGAGCGTATCGTCGATTTCGGCGCATTCGTCAGCATCCTGCCCGGCAAGGACGGTCTGGTACACATCTCGCAAATCGCCAACCAGCGTATCGAGAAGGTGACTGACGTGCTGCAGGAAGGCCAGGAAGTGAAGGTTCTGGTACTCGATGTCGACAACCGTGGGCGCATCAAGCTGTCCATGAAGGACGTCGAAGCGGCTGAAACCAGCGGCGTCTGA
- a CDS encoding cation diffusion facilitator family transporter has product MRIRPNYLLPPDKQRQLKKAKVLEWLTILFMSSIVVVMYFSMGKSQAMKAALIEDIISLIPPIVFLIAVRVRNRRPDAAHPYGYSKATLLAFLCAAVAILILGLFVLYEAASTLISQQHPTLGHFYLFKQWEIWSGWIMIAALVYSFIPPLVLGHMKLPLADSLHESTLYADAAMNRADWLTAGAAILGVIGIGFGIWWADAVAAGVIGIDVIRDGAGNTRRAISDLMDHRPTTVATGEPLGLEQRICNALRGRPDIDHISVRLREEGHSMSGELFIVFNDYDELPRRIEEIIDAALSVDWRLHDLVVMPVALSPRETVPQDGQQPE; this is encoded by the coding sequence ATGAGGATCCGTCCGAACTATCTTTTGCCGCCCGACAAACAGCGCCAGCTGAAGAAGGCCAAGGTGCTGGAATGGCTGACGATCCTGTTCATGTCCAGCATTGTGGTGGTGATGTATTTCTCCATGGGCAAGTCCCAGGCGATGAAGGCTGCGCTGATTGAAGACATCATCAGCCTTATCCCGCCCATCGTCTTTCTGATTGCCGTGCGGGTGCGTAATCGCCGACCGGATGCGGCGCATCCCTATGGCTATAGCAAGGCCACGTTGCTGGCCTTTCTCTGCGCTGCCGTCGCCATCCTGATATTGGGGCTCTTTGTACTGTACGAGGCCGCCAGTACGCTCATCAGTCAACAACACCCCACGCTCGGGCATTTCTATCTGTTCAAACAATGGGAGATCTGGTCCGGTTGGATCATGATCGCCGCGCTTGTTTACAGTTTTATCCCGCCATTGGTGCTCGGCCATATGAAGCTGCCCCTCGCTGATTCCCTGCATGAAAGCACGCTGTACGCCGATGCCGCGATGAACCGGGCCGACTGGTTGACTGCCGGGGCGGCGATACTGGGCGTAATAGGGATAGGTTTCGGCATATGGTGGGCCGACGCGGTGGCAGCCGGTGTCATTGGAATCGATGTGATACGGGACGGGGCAGGTAACACACGGCGTGCAATCTCCGACCTGATGGATCACCGCCCGACTACCGTCGCGACAGGGGAGCCACTGGGACTTGAGCAACGCATCTGCAATGCACTGCGCGGGCGTCCGGATATCGATCACATTTCGGTGCGCTTGCGTGAAGAAGGGCACTCGATGTCCGGCGAGTTATTCATCGTCTTCAATGACTACGATGAATTACCCCGGCGCATCGAGGAGATTATCGATGCTGCCTTGTCAGTGGACTGGCGCCTGCATGATCTGGTGGTGATGCCCGTCGCGCTGTCACCGAGAGAAACCGTGCCGCAGGACGGGCAGCAGCCTGAATAG